One Halobacterium zhouii genomic region harbors:
- a CDS encoding transcription factor S, whose amino-acid sequence MQFCDECGSMMHKQDGEMVCSSCGYSAATDEDRAAEFVSTKGQDTSDVIETEEDANFEGKPTADEVCPECGHDEAWYTIKQTGSADEPPTRFFKCQECGARWRGYS is encoded by the coding sequence ATGCAGTTCTGCGACGAGTGTGGGTCGATGATGCACAAGCAGGACGGGGAGATGGTGTGCTCGAGTTGCGGGTACAGCGCGGCGACCGACGAGGACCGCGCCGCCGAGTTCGTCTCCACGAAGGGCCAGGACACCAGCGACGTCATCGAGACGGAGGAGGACGCGAACTTCGAGGGCAAGCCGACGGCTGACGAGGTCTGTCCGGAGTGTGGCCACGACGAGGCCTGGTACACCATCAAGCAGACGGGGAGCGCGGACGAACCGCCGACGCGCTTTTTCAAATGCCAGGAGTGTGGCGCTCGCTGGCGCGGGTACAGTTAG
- a CDS encoding RAD55 family ATPase — protein sequence MATIPFGISRLDGRIEGGAPEGSVVLLSGDAGAGAREFLYTSTVMNGLREADADLFDLHYGDLQGNARAPESIHYVSFTADEPELQREISFSMDEEIVEAGLEAVTFEDLSPEFFQLSPVPREWYSGEHRQITDLGQQDERREVLGAFADYLDEHASESLVVVDSLSDLIGARSSDMSFSDVVLTLKGLRKAARDWDGLILLLLARGAVTDDQLGRLMTSVDGTIEFSWESGGNERVRTMFVREFRGVLSRLEAEDIVQFETEIHDAGFDVSDVRKIR from the coding sequence ATGGCGACGATTCCGTTCGGCATTTCGCGGCTGGACGGCCGAATCGAGGGCGGCGCACCGGAGGGCAGTGTGGTGTTGCTGTCCGGGGACGCGGGGGCCGGAGCACGCGAGTTCCTCTACACGAGTACGGTGATGAATGGGTTGCGGGAGGCCGACGCGGACCTCTTCGACCTGCACTACGGCGACCTCCAGGGGAACGCGCGGGCGCCGGAGTCGATCCACTACGTCTCGTTCACGGCCGACGAACCGGAACTACAGCGCGAGATCTCGTTCTCGATGGACGAGGAGATCGTGGAGGCGGGCCTGGAGGCGGTGACGTTCGAGGATCTCTCGCCGGAGTTCTTCCAGTTGAGTCCGGTGCCCCGAGAGTGGTACTCGGGCGAGCACCGGCAGATAACGGACCTCGGCCAGCAGGACGAGCGCCGGGAGGTGCTGGGCGCGTTCGCGGACTACCTCGACGAGCACGCGAGCGAGAGCCTGGTCGTGGTGGACTCGCTGTCGGACCTCATCGGCGCTCGTAGCAGTGACATGTCGTTCAGCGACGTGGTGCTCACGCTGAAGGGACTGCGGAAGGCGGCCCGCGACTGGGACGGCCTAATCTTGTTGTTGCTCGCGCGGGGCGCGGTCACGGACGACCAGCTCGGGCGCCTGATGACGTCCGTGGACGGAACGATAGAGTTCTCCTGGGAGAGCGGCGGCAACGAGCGCGTGCGGACGATGTTCGTGCGGGAGTTCCGCGGCGTGCTCAGCCGCCTCGAGGCCGAGGACATCGTGCAGTTCGAGACGGAGATACACGACGCCGGCTTCGACGTGAGCGACGTGCGGAAGATCCGGTGA
- a CDS encoding beta-ribofuranosylaminobenzene 5'-phosphate synthase family protein: MARVETGGRLHVGFCNLSLSRDRLYGSVGLALDEPRVVVDAERADTVVCDHHNAREHAERACALLGVDGAHVTVREELPRHVGLGSGTQLALAVLTAVARAHGRDPRVRERAPELGRGGRSGVGVAAFEAGGFVLDAGHPTERFTTERPARGEWDVPPVSARHAVPEDWRFVLVCPDADPGKSESGEEESMRSVVERADGALADRIAGAVTRRVLPAIATDDVDAFGAAVAEVGRLNGAWYADEQGGVYRPPAGALVDELTASPAVTGAGQSSWGPVVYGVTDVSRADAAEDAGWSALDAAGVGGDVRVVEPRNVGALVE; the protein is encoded by the coding sequence ATGGCTCGAGTCGAGACCGGCGGTCGCCTCCACGTCGGCTTCTGTAACCTCTCGCTCTCCCGGGACCGACTGTACGGGAGCGTCGGCCTCGCACTCGACGAACCTCGCGTCGTCGTGGACGCCGAACGGGCCGACACCGTCGTCTGCGACCACCACAACGCCCGCGAGCACGCCGAGCGCGCCTGTGCCCTGCTCGGCGTCGACGGCGCGCACGTCACCGTTCGCGAGGAACTCCCCCGGCACGTCGGCCTCGGCTCCGGCACCCAGCTGGCGCTCGCGGTGCTCACCGCCGTCGCGCGGGCTCACGGCCGCGACCCCCGGGTCCGCGAGCGAGCGCCCGAACTCGGCCGCGGCGGGCGCAGCGGCGTCGGCGTCGCGGCGTTCGAAGCCGGCGGGTTCGTGCTCGACGCCGGCCACCCAACGGAGCGATTCACTACCGAGCGCCCGGCGCGCGGCGAGTGGGACGTTCCGCCGGTCTCCGCCCGCCACGCCGTCCCCGAGGACTGGCGCTTCGTGCTCGTGTGCCCGGACGCCGACCCCGGGAAATCCGAGAGCGGAGAAGAGGAGAGCATGCGCTCGGTCGTGGAGCGAGCGGACGGCGCGCTCGCGGACCGCATCGCCGGCGCCGTCACCCGCCGCGTCCTCCCTGCGATTGCGACCGACGACGTCGACGCGTTCGGCGCGGCCGTCGCCGAAGTCGGACGGCTCAACGGCGCGTGGTACGCCGACGAGCAGGGCGGCGTCTACCGCCCGCCCGCCGGCGCACTCGTCGACGAACTCACCGCCAGTCCCGCAGTCACGGGCGCGGGTCAATCGTCGTGGGGGCCCGTGGTGTACGGTGTCACTGATGTCTCACGAGCAGATGCTGCCGAAGATGCTGGCTGGAGCGCGCTCGACGCTGCTGGTGTCGGTGGCGATGTCCGCGTCGTCGAACCGCGAAACGTTGGTGCCCTAGTCGAGTGA
- a CDS encoding RAD55 family ATPase translates to MRVSTGVAGLDSMLDGGLPARRLYTLSGPPGSGKTTLASQFVTDAIRNGEDVLYVTMHETRNELVEDMSSYDFGFERATSTDRFTFLNLTRDRSRQSLAKYGRESGLSARLASMIRQEDYDRVVVDSTMLLDHFTDGTDTEVTHFVTGLKQTDATVVLVSEMTDPTAYAEEHYLAHGVVFLHNFLEGGGMTRGVQVVKMRGTNIDCDIRDVTFTGSGLQVDPSRKVRPD, encoded by the coding sequence ATGAGGGTCTCAACTGGCGTCGCCGGGCTGGACTCGATGCTCGACGGTGGACTTCCGGCGCGCCGACTCTACACGCTGAGCGGGCCGCCGGGCAGCGGGAAGACGACGCTCGCCTCGCAGTTCGTCACCGACGCCATTCGGAACGGCGAGGACGTGTTGTACGTGACGATGCACGAGACGCGTAACGAACTCGTCGAGGACATGTCGAGTTACGACTTCGGGTTCGAGCGCGCGACGAGCACTGACCGGTTCACGTTCCTGAATCTCACCCGGGACCGCTCCCGCCAGTCGCTCGCGAAGTACGGCCGGGAGAGTGGCCTCTCCGCCCGTCTCGCGTCGATGATCCGCCAGGAGGACTACGACCGCGTGGTGGTGGACTCGACGATGCTCCTCGACCACTTCACCGACGGCACCGACACGGAAGTGACCCACTTCGTCACGGGCCTGAAACAGACCGACGCGACCGTCGTCCTCGTCTCCGAGATGACCGACCCGACGGCGTACGCAGAGGAGCATTACCTCGCACACGGCGTCGTCTTCCTCCACAACTTCCTCGAGGGCGGCGGGATGACTCGGGGCGTCCAGGTGGTGAAGATGCGCGGCACGAACATCGACTGTGACATCCGCGACGTGACGTTCACGGGGTCGGGACTGCAGGTCGACCCGAGCCGGAAGGTCAGGCCAGACTGA
- a CDS encoding ArsR family transcriptional regulator — protein MTGGGLSDLGRIDSPRSTTPSEDGPHAILTLDPVFDALAHPERRFFLYALHAGPERTLEELAQQLTDWREERQDGDAGRNAEQTYLSLYHTHVPKLEACDVVELDDDTGVVTHGSNADKALAALAGAVQGIEQFENDAIRSPGEKMPET, from the coding sequence ATGACTGGTGGTGGCCTAAGTGACCTGGGCCGAATCGACTCTCCACGAAGCACCACCCCTTCCGAGGACGGCCCGCACGCCATCCTCACGCTCGACCCCGTCTTCGACGCGCTCGCCCATCCAGAACGTCGATTCTTCCTCTACGCCCTGCACGCCGGCCCGGAGCGAACGCTCGAGGAACTCGCCCAACAGTTGACCGACTGGCGGGAGGAACGGCAGGACGGCGACGCCGGACGGAACGCCGAGCAAACGTATCTCTCGCTGTACCACACCCACGTCCCGAAACTCGAGGCGTGTGACGTCGTCGAACTCGACGACGACACCGGCGTCGTTACCCACGGCTCGAACGCCGACAAGGCACTCGCGGCGCTCGCGGGCGCCGTACAGGGCATCGAACAGTTCGAGAACGACGCCATCCGGTCTCCGGGCGAGAAGATGCCGGAGACGTAA
- a CDS encoding RNA-guided pseudouridylation complex pseudouridine synthase subunit Cbf5, translating to MLRDAPENRDPEDVIEFGVLNLDKPPGPSAHQVSAWIRDMLGVEKAAHAGTLDPKVTGCLPVLTGTATRLAPALLEGPKEYVAVLELHGDAPVALESVVAEFEGALYQKPPRKSAVARRLRVRTVYDLDVLEIRDRQALLRIRCESGTYVRKLCHDLGRALGTGAHMGHLRRTATTPFDDTDLRTFQDLADALAWWRDEDDTEPPSGDPEAALRDVVSPAERALTHLPSVTIAESAAREVAEGAPVYAPGVLDADDAERDALVACFTPNGSVVCLGRLVGDPGAESGTVVDLERVLV from the coding sequence ATGCTACGCGACGCGCCCGAGAACCGCGACCCCGAAGACGTCATCGAGTTCGGCGTGCTCAACCTCGACAAGCCGCCGGGACCGTCGGCCCACCAGGTGTCGGCGTGGATCAGGGACATGCTTGGAGTCGAGAAGGCCGCGCACGCCGGCACGCTCGACCCGAAGGTTACCGGCTGTCTACCCGTGCTGACGGGCACCGCGACGCGACTCGCGCCGGCGCTCCTGGAGGGCCCGAAGGAGTACGTCGCCGTCCTCGAACTCCACGGCGACGCGCCCGTCGCCCTCGAGTCCGTGGTCGCTGAGTTCGAGGGCGCCCTCTACCAGAAGCCGCCGCGCAAGTCCGCTGTCGCGCGCCGCCTCCGCGTGCGAACCGTCTACGACCTCGACGTGCTCGAAATCCGGGACCGGCAGGCGCTCCTCCGCATCCGCTGTGAGTCCGGCACCTACGTCCGGAAGCTCTGCCACGACCTCGGGCGGGCGCTCGGCACGGGCGCGCACATGGGTCACCTCCGGCGGACGGCGACCACGCCGTTCGACGACACCGACCTCCGCACGTTCCAGGACCTCGCGGACGCGCTGGCGTGGTGGCGCGACGAGGACGACACCGAACCACCCAGCGGCGACCCCGAGGCCGCGCTCCGCGACGTGGTGTCGCCGGCCGAGCGCGCACTCACACACCTCCCGTCGGTGACCATCGCGGAGTCGGCGGCCCGGGAAGTCGCTGAGGGCGCGCCGGTGTACGCGCCCGGCGTGCTGGACGCGGACGACGCCGAACGCGACGCGCTGGTGGCGTGTTTCACACCGAACGGTTCGGTGGTCTGCCTCGGTCGCCTCGTCGGCGACCCCGGCGCGGAGTCGGGGACTGTCGTCGACCTGGAGCGCGTCCTGGTGTGA
- the cmk gene encoding (d)CMP kinase, which produces MLITISGPPGSGKSTSASALADHLDYEHISGGDIFRSLADERDLSLEEFNELAEEDPQIDRDLDRQLRETARDRDDVVLESRLAGWMAGEYADIKIWLDAPLGVRARRIAEREEKTPAAARAETEKREESETARYAEYYGIDFDDLTIYDLSVNTARWGPDAVTDIVLYAVDSYEPSSDEGPAPIENVDYEF; this is translated from the coding sequence ATGTTGATCACCATCTCCGGGCCGCCGGGGAGCGGGAAGAGCACGTCCGCGTCCGCGCTCGCGGACCACCTCGACTACGAGCACATCTCGGGCGGCGACATCTTCCGGAGTCTCGCCGACGAACGCGACCTCTCCCTGGAGGAGTTCAACGAACTCGCCGAGGAGGACCCCCAGATAGACAGGGACCTCGACCGGCAGCTCCGCGAGACCGCGCGGGACCGCGACGACGTCGTCCTCGAATCCCGGCTCGCGGGGTGGATGGCGGGCGAGTACGCCGACATCAAGATCTGGCTGGACGCGCCGCTGGGCGTTCGCGCGCGCCGCATCGCGGAACGCGAGGAGAAGACGCCGGCCGCCGCGCGCGCCGAGACCGAGAAACGCGAGGAGTCCGAGACCGCGCGCTACGCGGAGTACTACGGCATCGACTTCGACGACCTCACCATCTACGACCTCTCCGTGAACACCGCGCGCTGGGGGCCCGACGCGGTCACCGACATCGTGTTGTACGCCGTCGACTCCTACGAACCGTCGAGTGACGAGGGGCCCGCGCCCATCGAGAACGTCGACTACGAGTTCTGA
- a CDS encoding DUF106 domain-containing protein codes for MARTPQKVRSLVHEDPEMAEVLETLLERDGELRWRDVKGDVSSGQWGRLLEKDILVESDEGFEFADADGVREGLAPDDDTDDDDGPEASSWSKWDKLAAVGSIGVFLGYNIQSIQNLIGNTMNTIISPLDSILPFYIVVMVLAVLTGLYSTILQANLTDMEKMSEYQERAKDIQERMSDARERGDDAEVERLREEQMEAFGDQAGMLKEQFRPMVWIMLFTIPVFLWMYWMLGTGNVPVEERMVTLPLMGETDLNSGVLVFPAWILWYFLCSFGFSNVIRKALNIQTTPT; via the coding sequence ATGGCACGAACCCCGCAGAAGGTCCGCTCGCTGGTCCACGAGGACCCCGAGATGGCCGAGGTACTCGAAACCCTCCTCGAGCGGGACGGCGAACTCCGCTGGCGCGACGTCAAGGGCGACGTGAGCAGCGGCCAGTGGGGGCGCCTCCTCGAGAAGGACATCCTCGTCGAATCCGACGAGGGATTCGAATTCGCGGACGCCGACGGCGTCCGCGAGGGCCTCGCCCCGGACGACGACACCGACGACGACGACGGCCCGGAAGCGTCCTCGTGGTCGAAGTGGGACAAACTCGCCGCCGTCGGGTCTATCGGCGTGTTCCTCGGCTACAACATCCAGTCCATCCAGAACCTCATCGGGAACACGATGAACACCATCATCAGCCCGCTCGACTCCATCCTCCCGTTCTACATCGTCGTGATGGTGCTCGCGGTGCTCACCGGCCTCTACTCCACGATTCTTCAGGCTAACCTGACCGACATGGAGAAGATGTCCGAATACCAGGAACGTGCGAAGGACATCCAAGAGCGCATGAGCGACGCCCGCGAGCGCGGCGACGACGCCGAGGTCGAACGCCTCCGCGAGGAACAGATGGAGGCATTCGGCGACCAGGCCGGCATGCTCAAAGAGCAGTTCCGACCGATGGTGTGGATCATGCTGTTCACCATCCCGGTGTTCCTCTGGATGTACTGGATGCTCGGCACCGGTAACGTCCCCGTCGAGGAGCGCATGGTGACGCTCCCGCTCATGGGCGAGACGGACCTCAACTCCGGCGTCCTCGTCTTCCCGGCGTGGATCCTCTGGTACTTCCTGTGCTCGTTCGGTTTCTCGAACGTCATCCGGAAGGCGCTGAACATCCAGACGACGCCGACGTAG
- a CDS encoding BsuPI-related putative proteinase inhibitor, with protein sequence MLTASLTAEPTADGVELELTVVNEGDEPVTLSFQDAQRAEFVATEEGAERWRWSDDRMFGMVTGSETLPPGDRVSYTATWPDAPSGAYEVRAWVAAPDADATAETAVTVS encoded by the coding sequence GTGCTCACCGCGTCACTCACCGCCGAACCCACGGCTGACGGGGTCGAACTCGAACTGACCGTAGTCAACGAGGGCGACGAGCCGGTGACGCTGTCGTTCCAGGACGCCCAGCGAGCGGAGTTCGTCGCGACCGAGGAGGGAGCGGAACGGTGGCGGTGGAGCGACGACCGGATGTTCGGGATGGTGACCGGGAGCGAGACGCTCCCGCCCGGCGACCGTGTGTCCTACACCGCGACGTGGCCGGACGCCCCGTCCGGCGCCTACGAGGTTCGCGCGTGGGTCGCGGCACCGGACGCCGACGCCACCGCGGAGACTGCCGTCACGGTGTCGTGA
- a CDS encoding S8 family peptidase, with protein sequence MVEQPIGRTRRDVLKATGGALAGLSITGLASAEPNTVEVNVGYSAASGRRAAAAEASSVLREFNFDAMTLRVNENAISGLAKRPDVRYVERNGTMHALDQQLTWGVDRVDADVTSANGTTGSGGDVAILDTGIDSDHPDLVDNLGAGKAFVKARGSYAENWDDDNDHGTHCAGIADADDNTQGVRGVSTEATLHAVKVLDKRGSGSFSDIAAGVEYVADQGWDVGSMSLGASSGSSVLKDACSYAYGKGVFLVAAAGNSGPCSDCVGYPASYSECLAVSSSASDDSLSGFSSTGPEVELIAPGTDVYSTIPGGYDTFSGTSMATPHVAGAAGLLMANGYTNTDARSRLKSTAEDLGLGSNEQGSGLLDAAAALGYDSSDD encoded by the coding sequence ATGGTGGAACAACCCATAGGAAGAACGCGACGTGACGTACTGAAAGCGACCGGCGGCGCGCTCGCGGGCCTCAGCATCACTGGCCTCGCGTCCGCCGAACCGAATACGGTCGAAGTGAACGTCGGTTACAGCGCGGCGAGCGGACGGCGCGCGGCCGCCGCAGAGGCGAGCAGCGTCCTCCGGGAGTTCAACTTCGACGCGATGACGCTTCGCGTGAACGAGAACGCCATCTCCGGCCTGGCCAAGCGCCCCGACGTGCGGTACGTCGAGCGCAACGGCACGATGCACGCCCTCGATCAGCAACTGACGTGGGGGGTCGACCGCGTCGACGCCGACGTGACGTCGGCCAACGGCACGACCGGGTCGGGCGGCGACGTCGCCATCCTCGACACCGGCATCGACTCCGACCACCCCGACCTCGTGGACAACCTCGGCGCCGGGAAGGCGTTCGTGAAGGCGCGCGGAAGCTACGCCGAGAACTGGGACGACGACAACGACCACGGCACGCACTGCGCGGGCATCGCCGACGCCGACGACAACACGCAGGGCGTCCGCGGCGTCTCCACGGAGGCGACGCTGCACGCCGTGAAGGTACTCGACAAGCGCGGCTCCGGGTCGTTCTCGGACATCGCCGCGGGCGTCGAGTACGTCGCCGACCAGGGCTGGGATGTCGGGTCGATGAGCCTCGGTGCGTCCTCCGGATCTAGCGTCCTCAAGGACGCGTGTTCCTACGCGTACGGGAAGGGCGTGTTCCTCGTCGCGGCCGCCGGCAACAGCGGGCCGTGTTCGGACTGCGTCGGCTACCCCGCGTCGTACAGCGAATGTCTCGCCGTCTCCTCGTCGGCGTCCGACGACTCGCTCTCCGGGTTCTCCTCGACGGGACCGGAGGTCGAACTCATCGCGCCCGGGACCGACGTCTACTCCACCATCCCGGGCGGCTACGACACGTTCTCCGGCACGTCGATGGCGACCCCACACGTCGCGGGCGCCGCCGGCCTGCTCATGGCGAACGGATACACGAACACGGACGCCCGAAGCAGACTCAAGAGCACCGCCGAGGACCTCGGTCTCGGGTCGAACGAACAGGGCTCCGGGCTGCTCGACGCCGCCGCGGCCCTCGGCTACGACTCCAGCGACGACTGA
- a CDS encoding adenylate kinase: MSNPHVLILGAPGAGKGTQSRRLVEHFGVEHVTTGDALRANKQMDISHLDLAYDTPGEYMDAGELVPDEVVNEIVKTALEDADGYVLDGYPRNESQTEYLDSITDLDAVLYLDVEEEELVRRLTGRRVCENCGATYHVDFNPPEEPGVCDECGGDLYQREDDTEETARERIQVYEENTAPVVEYFRDAGVLVEIDGEQTPDEVWEDIRDALE; this comes from the coding sequence ATGAGCAACCCACACGTACTCATCCTCGGTGCACCCGGGGCCGGAAAGGGGACGCAGAGCCGTCGACTGGTCGAACACTTCGGCGTCGAGCACGTCACCACGGGGGACGCGCTCCGCGCGAACAAGCAGATGGACATCAGCCACCTCGACCTGGCGTACGACACGCCCGGCGAGTACATGGACGCCGGCGAACTCGTTCCGGACGAGGTCGTCAACGAGATCGTGAAGACCGCTCTCGAGGACGCCGACGGCTACGTGCTCGACGGCTACCCGCGGAACGAGAGCCAGACGGAGTACCTCGACTCCATCACGGACCTCGACGCCGTGCTCTACCTGGACGTCGAGGAGGAGGAACTCGTCCGCCGCCTGACGGGCCGCCGGGTCTGCGAGAACTGCGGCGCGACCTACCACGTCGACTTCAACCCGCCCGAGGAACCGGGCGTCTGTGACGAGTGTGGCGGCGACCTCTACCAGCGCGAGGACGACACGGAGGAGACCGCCCGCGAGCGCATCCAGGTGTACGAGGAGAACACCGCCCCGGTCGTGGAGTACTTCCGCGACGCGGGCGTGCTCGTCGAGATCGACGGCGAGCAGACGCCGGACGAGGTCTGGGAGGACATTCGGGACGCCCTCGAGTAA
- a CDS encoding class I SAM-dependent methyltransferase encodes MDEALRTSATYEQNADAYEEKYLGGSVAADHGGPFVDELDGDRVLDVGCGPGSDSATFADTGLDVTGLDVTQSFLVAAADHLDEAGAAVSQPGSAAFARGDMRSLPLDTDAFDGVWCCAALHHVPKDEAGAALAEFARVLRDDGMLFCSVKRGANAGFEPDDDHGDGDDRFFAYYSSEEFEDVLDDAGLDGNVRLDDRWVSALASPR; translated from the coding sequence ATGGACGAAGCCCTCCGCACGTCGGCGACGTACGAGCAAAACGCCGACGCCTACGAGGAGAAGTACCTCGGCGGCAGCGTCGCCGCCGACCACGGCGGCCCGTTCGTCGACGAACTCGACGGCGACCGGGTTCTCGACGTCGGTTGCGGTCCGGGTAGCGACTCGGCGACGTTCGCGGACACCGGCCTCGACGTGACCGGGCTCGACGTCACCCAATCGTTTCTCGTAGCTGCCGCCGACCACCTCGACGAAGCGGGGGCTGCAGTCTCACAGCCCGGCAGCGCCGCGTTCGCCCGCGGCGACATGCGCTCGCTTCCGCTCGACACGGACGCCTTCGACGGTGTGTGGTGTTGTGCGGCACTCCACCACGTCCCGAAGGACGAGGCAGGGGCTGCGCTCGCGGAGTTCGCGCGCGTCCTCCGCGACGACGGCATGCTGTTCTGCTCGGTGAAACGCGGCGCGAACGCGGGGTTCGAACCGGACGACGACCACGGCGACGGTGACGACCGCTTCTTCGCGTACTACTCGAGCGAGGAGTTCGAGGACGTTCTCGATGACGCGGGACTCGACGGCAACGTGCGCCTCGACGACCGCTGGGTGTCCGCGCTCGCGTCCCCCAGGTAA